Genomic segment of Peribacillus frigoritolerans:
TCAAAATCTGATTTAACCTCAATAATTTGAATTTCTTTTTTTATTGTATTTTTCTTTTTATCAAAAGGAGCGATAATTATATTATCACCATATTCATCAATAACTAAGTATTCTTGATTATTATGTTTCAACATAAAATAACTTCTTTCAGTCTTAGCTTCATTAATACCTATCAAAGATACAACTGGATTTAATATAAGAAAGAATGAAATGATGAAAAAAACTCTAGCTGTAGGTATATATTTAATTGCATATTTAAAATTAGTAAAAGTAAAACCTTCTTCTTCTATATATTCTACTTTTTTTTGCAATTTATTTTTATAACCTTGTACTTCCTTATGCTGACTTATGGGTGAAACAAAAATCCAGACTAATATTATAAAAAGAATAATTGGTATTACAATGAAATCTTCTAGTAAAAACATTAAAAACATACCTATAATTAATAAAGGTGAAAATGGATACAGTAATAATTTTGTTATAGGTGATGGATATAATTTAATTATTGCTCGGGTGTTATCATAAAGGGAGTAAACAGTAAAAACTATTCCTGCAAAAATTGATACGGCTATTATTATTGTTACAATGTCAACTTGATTAATAAAAATCTCAGTTATACCGTAATATGAATATTTTCCTTTTTGAAATGAATATGCCATAAAATATCCAAATAAAGTACACATTGCAATTAAAAAACTAGTATCAAACCAATTAAATTTGCTATCTTCCACAATTACCTCTGGTACCTCTGGTTTTGATGGTCTTTCATAACTTCTCCTTCTTAAACGTATAACTTGTCTTGTACTATACCTATTTTTATTTGAGTATCCCATCTTAATCTCCTATGCTTAATACTATTGAGTTTATTTTAGCAAAGGGGAGTGAAATTTCCTACCTTTGTTTTCCAAGAGAGATTAACCGAGTTTCTTCTATATATATGAATCCATCATGGACAAGTTAAGAAGATAATGATATATTTTTCTTAACAAAATAAGTGGTCGGATTTAATGATGATAAGGGTTGAGAACCTTAACGAACAAATGCTGAAAATGATGATGATGCAAATGGGTATGAAACCATCCCAAAAGAAAATTAATCAAATGATGAGCGCCATGAATAAACAACAAACAAAATAAGTTAGCATGAATCCTTGATATATCAATGTTCTTGGAAGATTGGATGCAAAATTTTATATAATATCGAAATGGTTGATCCATTTAGACTGAATCCTTCCACCGATTTTATATAAAATTTTGGTTTATCTTTCATTTTTGTTTCTTAAGCCACTTTTTCTGAATGAATGATTCAGTAAAGGTGGTTTTTGTTTTGGAATTGATAGATATAATTGAAGAGTATGATTATCATTGTTTAGCAAAAGGATTTACGAAGAAAACGATGATTAACAAGCGACAAGAGCTTAAACAAATGAGGATCCTTTAAGCAGCTTTTTGTGAGCTTTTGGCCTTTCAACTCACCTCATTGGATTTCCTGTTATATATTCCTCTTTTACACAACAATTTAAAAAAACTGAACCATCTTATGCATCGATATAATACTTGCAGCTTGTAAACCAGCCTTTTGTTTACTCCTAATATAAGCTTTTAAATCAAAGAGATACCATTATGATTGTCAAAGGGAAAGGAATAAGGAGAGGATAGTATTCATCAGTCCGGCTCTTAAAAAGGTACTGATCAAGTATGAAAGATATAGAAAGGAATATATCATGGATAAGGAAATAAAAGAAGATTGTTATTTCCTTAAAATTAGCACATGCAGATAAGCTGGATGAAATGTTGACTTATATCCTAAGCAAGAAGATGGTGAATTATTAATGACCATCAATAGGCTGTTACTAGAAATGAAGATGATCAATGAAAACTTTACATATGGTAATTACAATCAGAATAAGGTCAGTAACTAAATGGATATTAAAGAAGCTTATATAGAAGAATTTTTCAACCTTACAAAACGTACATTCGTTAGACAGACTTGAACGTAAAATTATGATTTATTGGAATAAAGTTAAGACAGTGTGTATTGGAAAAGGTGATGTAACAGAAGAACTAGGCTAACTACCAAGGATGAAATTCAATTAATCATGCAAGTTGAAGATGAGGTAATGATTGAATTAGGTTGTGAGGATAAGCAGGATATAGTTAAGAAGGAAATGTGGAAATACAATAAGAAAGAAGTCAATAAGATTCTAACAGAGAAAGCTAACATTATTAGGAATGTAGGTAAACTTACACGAAATAGCCAATAAAGTTGTTTTCTAGCTCACTTTCCAAGTGCAGGAAAGTTCCTTGGATCAGAACGCTATGAAAAAAGATAATTTGCGTCCAAACTTCAACCTGGATTCCTATAGTGTAGAACTATTAGAAAGAGAAGATTTAGTATTGAAGGCATCCGAGTAATCGGGTGTTTTGTATTTGGATGAACTTTATACATAGAAAAAGCACTTAACCTAAATGGTCGAGTGCTTTTTGAGTCTTATTTAATACTTCTTTATTCTTATTAATGAAAACTTTATTTCTTAATATCATTTCTTTATTATTAAGCTCATCAATCAGTTCGGTAGTATTGTCCAGTTTCTCTAGAAGTGAGACTATTGATGGCATTGCTAATAATTCATGGAAAGCTATGTTTGTTTTAGTAGATAAGATTTTTAGCTCAGTAAGTTGACGAGGAGATAAAAAAGACTCAAATGGTTGCCTTTCATTTATTTCCATGATTGTACCCTCCATATGATGATGAATTATTAAATTGTAATTTAATTATAAAATAGATAAGTTCAATAAATGTATTAATCATGTAAAGATTCGATGAATTGCAGAATAAAGGAGGGATTTGAGTAATTGGGTGTTTTTTTATTTTTGCGAAAATACATAGTCGAAAGTATCACTTTCCCTAAGATACCGTATGGGAAAGATGATCAAATTGAATTAAATGCTAAATCCATAAACTAAGAGATAAGCTGAGAGAGATACCAAAACCATTCAACCCTAGGTCAAGTTACGATGCTCCTAAGATTTATAGAAACCTCAGTGAGAAAATGTTACTGAACTATTATTCGAATAAAACTTTATTTACCATGAAATATATGGTTATGGTAGTTTTATATAGTGGTAAATTTAGACAGGGGAGATGTTAATGTATTATGGGTTTTAAAAAAGGTATGATTTCCATTATTTCTTTTGTTTTATTTGTAGGTATTGTATTTTCACCGATTTCTATCCAAACAAATCAATCGTCGGCATATGCTGCTATTGTTGAAGAAAATGATGAAATTAAGTTAAACTTAGATTATGCTAAAGAAAATGGTCTATCGACTGCTGAAGTTAACAATCTCCAACAGGCACTTATTGGAATTTCTTCAGATGATTTAAAAGAAATTGAAAGCGCAACAGCATCATTAGAGAAAGAAATACTTAAACAAGACGATTTTATTCAAATAAACGAACTATCAGCGTCAGCTATAGGTAGACATTCTCCACCGCCTTCAGGTTTCGAAAAGGCTTTAAAACTTGTATTTGGGGCTGTTGTTGGGATGACTGTTGCTACTTTAATAGTTCAAGACTTGTATAAATTAGGAGCTTATTCTGCTTGCCACAAATGGGGTAAAAAGAAACCTAAAGTTAAAAAGGCATGTAAAGCACTAGGATACTGGTAAAATATCCGAAACTAAGGGGGAAACACATTGTTTGACATACCTGACTTTTCGAGAATAAAAATGCTGAAATTATCGTTACATTCTTTGCTTTTATGCATTTTATTAAGCTTAGTTAGTTTAATTATCAACGATGTTTTTTCAATTATCGTTGATAAAAGAATTAATTTAAATTTATTTTTTATTCCAATAATCATGGTTTTTTGGGTTTTGATAGCAGTTAAAAAACCAACATACCAAAAATGATTTCTGGATAGGAGTCTGGGCACAATGCTCAGACTTTTTATATTTGTCTAAATAAGGGAGTGTTAACCGTGAATCAATTCATGCATGACATGACCCGTATGACAGAAAGAGAGTCTAATTGAGTATTGGTGGTTATGGTTAATATAATTACTATTACAGCAATGTACGGATCGATAGTTAAGTGTAAGTAGGACTAAGAAGTTAAGGACATGATGAGTATGCAACTACTTAAGCTATGCAGTAAGAGTGGAGAACTAATGACTCAAGGTAATGGTGCTATGTGTGATGAGTGTAAGGATAAGGGGAAGGGTCGAATTTAAAAGGGGATATTTAAAATGACAACTCAAACAATTGAAATCAAAAAAATATTCGTATCAGTCGATAATGCTGCACAGTGGATTGTGTTAGAAGAAGAAATGCAAGCAGGGTTCAATTATCGACTTGCTTCAATTGAAGACCTTCATGATTACGTAGCTGGCACAGGTGAGATATTTACATACAACGTTGAAACTGCAGAAGGTGTTGCTAAATGGCATACTGAAGAATTTCACGAAGAGTCTCCAATGGATTACATCTGTAAATATCGGGTGATTAACTAATTAATAACAGATACCTTCCTTTTATTATAAGAGAAGAAAGATAAACCTAAAACTAGTAGTAGGAATAAAAAGTTATAGACAAAATTCAATTTAAAGGTATATTTTTCTCAACAGAAGAAGTGAGCCTAAAGGGAACAAAAAATGTATCAGGGTTTTTCATGATGATGATGCAAATGGGTATGAAACCATCCCAAAAGAAAATTAATCAAATGATGAGCGCCATGAATAAACAACAAACAAAATAAGTTAGCAATTATAAGATAAGCAATTCATAACTACCTTGAAGAGTGAATCTTTCATCATAAATTTTCCTTGTTTTTGCTTTATCTTTCGTTACTAATCCGAAACTTCTTTCTCTGGTGGGAACTAAATCAGAGAGAGGGGTTTTTTGTGTTGGTAGGGGATAAGCAAGAGGGCAATCAGGGAGCATGAAAGGTTTCATATAGAGGAAATCTAGTTCATGAGACTTTCAAAACACAGGATTCATCAAATTCAGAAACTTACTATATTTCATGTATGGTTTCTGAATTTGAGTGCCTGCCCATTCAATTTTACATATAATACTTACGGTTTTAAGACGACTTTAATGCATCCGTCTGTCCTTGTATCGAATACTTGGTAACCATGTTTAGCTTGATCCAATGGTAGTACGTGGGTTACGACATCGCCGGGATCCACTTTTCCTTCGGATATGAGTTTATAGAGATATGGCATATAAGGAATAACAGGAGCTTGTCCGGTCTTAATATCCACGTTTCTTTGAAAAATATCTCCTAGCGGAAATCCGTTATAACGCCCACCGTAAACACCGGTAATTTGAATGGTTCCTGCTTTACGTACGGCTTGGGAAGCAATTACAAGACCACCCATGGCACCTCCGTGTAACTTAAGGCCTGTTGCAAGATATTCCATAGGCGTCATTTTACCGCTCATGCCCGAACAATCAATTACGATATCAGCTCCGCCTTTAGTTATTTCTTTGAGATATTCGCCAACGTTTTCATATTGTTCAAAATTAACCGTTTCAACTTTATTTGTCCTTTTTGCATGTTCTAAGCGATAGTTGAGATAATCGACGGCTATGACCCTTTTCGCTCCTTTAAACCAAGCGAATTTTTGAGCGAGTAATCCAACGGGACCACAGCCCAAAATGATGACTGTATCACCAGGTTTAACTCCTGCATGGTCTACACTCCAAAATGCAGTTGAAGCGGCATCGGCGAGTAATACCAATTTCTCATCTTCGACCTCACAGTCTTCTGGAATCTTAAAGGGAGTGAAATTCCCATAAGGAACCCGCATGTATTCCGCTTGTCCACCCGCATACCCACCTGTTGTTTCTGAATATCCAAAAAAGCCTCCCATTTCCCCATGAGGATTTGAATTATCGCACTGACTTGTAAGATCGTTGTCGCAATACCAGCAGCTTCCACAACTAACATTAAATGGGATGATTACACGATCTCCCTTTTTCAATTTATTTACACCCGGACCAACTTCCTCGACAACCCCCATTGGCTCATGGCCAATAACATAATCCGTTGGCATATTAGGAATCATTTGATGAATCAAGTGCAAATCCGAACCGCAAATGGCTGAAGTTGTAATTTTTACGATAATATCATCTGAATTTTTGATATGGGGATCCTTAACCTCTTTAACCTGCACGTTTTTACTGCCCTGGTAAGTTACGGCTTTCATAAAATTTCCTCCTCTATTTATTCGGCGTCGCAAACATACCGAGTCTATCTGTATCGTTAGGAAATAACTTCATCCCAGCGATGCTGACTGCCATATCAGCTGATTTCAGATCCAATTCAACTTGCTTTCCAACATCATTTGGATAGAGCCAGCCTTTACTTATCATTAAATCGGTTATTGCTGCATGTAAATCAATGGATTGCTCCATTTGCCGGTATAATGCTTTTCGCAATTCTGGACTTGCTGTTTCTGACAAAGCGATACCATACGTATGAATACCGCTTTTGACCGTCAGTAGGAAATCCAGGGCAAAAGAGGAATCTGCCATTTCAGGCATATGTTCAGCACCTTGGGGATCTAAAAAGTCCATTTCCATTAAAGCTCACCTCATTGTTTATAGTTTGTTTGGGCACCTTCGTAAAAAGTCTTTAGTTCATTAATGGCTACTATGGATTGTTGTACGTCCTTTTCCATTAATGCTTTCAAATCATTATCAAAACAAATTCCTTGCATCAATTTGGATTTCATTAAGCATATTGTTTTAAAATTTATTATTTCATGCGTCTCCATGGTCTCGTGAAATGCGAGCTTTTCATTTTCCATTCACTCACCTCCTAAGTCTAGGTAACAAAAGTAATTTTCCCTATTCAACACTCAGGTATACAGAGGACTATATGTTGTTTTCCAATTGGTTTTAACCTTCTAAAAAAATGAAAAGGAATGAATAAGAGCTTTTGAACAACGAAAGATAAGTAAGTGATTGTTACTGAAAGGAGAGATACTTCTAGTGGAAAAGTTGGGACTGCATGAAACGTTAGAACTGCATGAAATATTGAATTTCAAAAGCCTTTGTCTATCAAAAGCTTCTACAATGAATGGGTTAGTCCAAGATACGGAATTAAAAAACATTCTTTTACAAGACATGAGCAACGGAAGAGAGCATATTCAAAAATTACAGGAAATCCTGGTAAACCAAGGCGAGGGAAGACAATGACTAACTTTTTGCAAAATATGGCGGGGATGGGTGGTATGACCGATCAGGTGATTGCTACTGACTTTCTGAATTCTGCCAAATCAGGAATAAGGAATACGGCTTTCGCCATAACAGAAACAGCTTCACCTGAATTGAGGGCTGCATTACGGGAACAGCTTAGGGTTGCTGTAGAAACACACGGGGTCATTAGTGATTATATGATCTCGAAAGGTTATTAT
This window contains:
- a CDS encoding spore coat protein, translating into MENEKLAFHETMETHEIINFKTICLMKSKLMQGICFDNDLKALMEKDVQQSIVAINELKTFYEGAQTNYKQ
- a CDS encoding spore coat protein — its product is MEMDFLDPQGAEHMPEMADSSFALDFLLTVKSGIHTYGIALSETASPELRKALYRQMEQSIDLHAAITDLMISKGWLYPNDVGKQVELDLKSADMAVSIAGMKLFPNDTDRLGMFATPNK
- a CDS encoding zinc-dependent alcohol dehydrogenase translates to MKAVTYQGSKNVQVKEVKDPHIKNSDDIIVKITTSAICGSDLHLIHQMIPNMPTDYVIGHEPMGVVEEVGPGVNKLKKGDRVIIPFNVSCGSCWYCDNDLTSQCDNSNPHGEMGGFFGYSETTGGYAGGQAEYMRVPYGNFTPFKIPEDCEVEDEKLVLLADAASTAFWSVDHAGVKPGDTVIILGCGPVGLLAQKFAWFKGAKRVIAVDYLNYRLEHAKRTNKVETVNFEQYENVGEYLKEITKGGADIVIDCSGMSGKMTPMEYLATGLKLHGGAMGGLVIASQAVRKAGTIQITGVYGGRYNGFPLGDIFQRNVDIKTGQAPVIPYMPYLYKLISEGKVDPGDVVTHVLPLDQAKHGYQVFDTRTDGCIKVVLKP
- a CDS encoding spore coat protein; the encoded protein is MTNFLQNMAGMGGMTDQVIATDFLNSAKSGIRNTAFAITETASPELRAALREQLRVAVETHGVISDYMISKGYYHPGDISEQSQVNIRAANTAITLSQQ